The proteins below come from a single Procambarus clarkii isolate CNS0578487 chromosome 54, FALCON_Pclarkii_2.0, whole genome shotgun sequence genomic window:
- the LOC123763344 gene encoding uncharacterized protein, with the protein MNVMEPVLCDTLAIAQNLVVAQLPTPGSGYGSRTRGAASTSSQESSGQQGSGPVVGGGPGVGSGPLLGAGLGLGSGQGVGINLGQGIGGGSVGSSGPRVGSGDRAGQVSSGPRATSGSSGPAPYAGARYGSPQVSRVDALFNPTVTQLFTIDRFVTLTDQAFQSVAVTLTSLTVQTVTTGTRAVAQTPVDDRVALQTTLVVRPSTLTVTYVQSDFRIVTERSLDYGTIAHTSYVIMQTTYTTTATQVLSYTTTLVRTNINTKSTVFTDYHTVTDTVLVPGARYGYRQL; encoded by the exons CCTGGCTCTGGTTATGGCAGTCGGACCAGAGGTGCGGCTAGTACCAGCTCTCAGGAGTCATCGGGTCAACAAGGCAGCGGTCCAGTTGTAGGTGGCGGCCCGGGCGTGGGCAGCGGTCCACTTTTGGGTGCTGGATTAGGCCTTGGCAGCGGTCAAGGAGTAGGTATTAACCTCGGCCAAGGCATCGGCGGCGGTTCAGTTGGCAGTTCTGGCCCAAGAGTAGGCAGCGGTGACAGGGCTGGACAAGTTAGCAGCGGGCCTCGAGCTACCTCTGGCAGCAGCGGTCCGGCTCCTTACGCTGGTGCAAGGTATGGCAGTCCTCAAGTGAGCAGAGTAGATGCACTATTTAACCCCACTGTCACCCAGCTCTTCACCATCGACCGCTTCGTCACCCTCACTGATCAGGCTTTCCAGAGTGTGGCTGTCACCCTCACTTCCCTCACCGTCCAGACTGTCACCACTGGAACACGCGCG GTGGCACAGACGCCGGTGGATGACCGCGTAGCCCTCCAGACAACGTTAGTTGTCAGACCTTCAACACTAACGGTCACGTACGTGCAGTCGGACTTCAGGATTGTGACTGAAAGGTCTTTAGACTACGGGACAATCGCCCACACCTCGTACGTAATCATGCAGACTACCTACACTACTACTGCTACCCAAGT ACTGTCGTACACGACAACGTTGGTGAGAACAAACATAAATACTAAGAGCACAGTGTTCACAGACTACCACACGGTCACCGACACGGTCCTCGTCCCCGGAGCCCGCTACGGTTATAGACAGCTCTAG